The following proteins come from a genomic window of Venturia canescens isolate UGA chromosome 4, ASM1945775v1, whole genome shotgun sequence:
- the LOC122409900 gene encoding glucose dehydrogenase [FAD, quinone]-like, whose amino-acid sequence MSYSPSVTPDCAQPFLGPSLAQSCGGSQFLVFMTLLDTFIRSKKEVAQLCERVQPVDPADYYYDFIVVGGGTAGSVVANRLSENPNWKVLLLEAGPDEPPGADVPSMVAMFLGSEIDWQYRTTNEANACLSTGGSCGWPRGKNLGGTSVHNGMMYVRGHAKDYNNWAAMGNSGWSWSEVLPYFIRSENNAEVDRVGSVFHGTGGPLNVERFPWQPPITRNILDAAVERGYGLTEDLAGVNITGFTVAQTTSKDGVRVSSASAFLRPIRNRRNLHVALNATATKILIQEFKAVGVEYVQNGEIKVARSAGEVVVSGGAVDSPKLLLLSGIGPRRHLENVNIPVVKDLPGVGENLHNHISYTLSYTIDQPNVYDLNWASATEYLAFQKGPMSSTGMSQLTGVLASRYTTPDHPDLQFYFGGYQAACAITGDTEALQDNGVNGNRRSISISPTNLRPISKGNLRLASNNPMDKPVIWGNYLSDPQEVAVLVEGIQYAISLMNSSSMSKLKTNLTSTPIPVCSQYPFTSNEYWGCAVRQDTGPENHQAGSCKMGPPEDPMAVVDPQLKVYGIRGLRVADTSIMPQVTSGNTAAPAMMIGERVAAFIKQDWIGLPAHWQGKFCKFCGHYYDHHRA is encoded by the exons ATGTCGTACTCTCCGTCAGTTACGCCGGATTGTGCTCAGCCATTTTTGGGACCGAGTCTCGCTCAGTCATGCGGAGGATCACAGTTCCTTGTATTCATGACCCTTCTCGATACTTTTATACGCTCGAAAAAGGAAGTGGCTCAGTTGTGTGAGCGCGTACAACCCGTTGATCCAGCGGACTATTACTATGATTTTATCGTCGTTGGAG GTGGTACAGCTGGATCGGTGGTCGCAAATAGGCTGAGCGAGAACCCAAATTGGAAAGTTTTGCTGCTAGAAGCGGGTCCAGATGAGCCTCCAGGAGCTGATGTGCCCAGTATGGTGGCAATGTTTTTGG GCTCAGAGATCGACTGGCAATACAGAACGACGAACGAGGCCAACGCTTGTCTCTCTACTGGCGGCTCCTGCGGGTGGCCACGCGGTAAAAATCTCGGTGGAACATCTGTCCATAATGGTATGATGTACGTCCGTGGACACGCCAAAGATTACAACAATTGGGCAGCGATGGGCAACTCTGGTTGGTCGTGGTCCGAAGTTTTACCATATTTTATCCGGTCTGAGAACAATGCTGAAGTTGATCGCGTAGGCAGCGTCTTTCATGGCACCGGTGGGCCACTCAACGTTGAGAGATTTCCGTGGCAGCCTCCTATCACCCGGAACATCCTTGATGCCGCCGTAGAAAGAGGTTATGGACTGACGGAAGACCTGGCGGGTGTCAACATAACTGGTTTCACGGTTGCCCAGACGACTAGCAAAGACGGAGTGCGAGTCAGTAGCGCAAGTGCTTTCCTCCGACCAATCAGGAATCGTAGAAATCTTCATGTTGCGCTAAACGCGACAGCCACCAAGATCCTAATTCAAGAGTTCAAAGCAGTAGGAGTCGAGTACGTTCAAAATGGTGAAATAAAAGTAGCCAGATCAGCAGGAGAAGTTGTCGTTTCTGGTGGTGCAGTTGATTCGCCAAAGCTTCTTCTGCTCTCGGGAATCGGGCCGAGGCGTCATCTCGAGAATGTTAACATCCCGGTTGTCAAAGATCTGCCAGGAGTCGGCGAAAACCTTCACAATCACATATCCTACACGCTTTCTTACACCATCGATCAACCGAACGTTTACGACCTCAACTGGGCTTCCGCGACCGAGTACTTGGCCTTTCAAAAGGGCCCAATGTCTTCCACTGGAATGTCACAATTGACCGGTGTCCTCGCATCGAGATACACAACTCCTGATCATCCCGATTTACAGTTTTATTTTGGTGGGTATCAAGCCGCTTGTGCGATTACTGGCGATACCGAAGCCCTTCAGGATAACGGAGTCAATGGAAATCGTCGCAGCATCAGTATTTCACCGACGAATCTTCGCCCCATCAGCAAAG GCAATCTTCGATTGGCCAGTAACAACCCCATGGACAAGCCGGTAATATGGGGAAATTATCTCAGCGATCCGCAAGAAGTTGCCGTGCTCGTTGAAGGCATACAGTACGCTATTTCGCTGATGAACTCGTCGTCGATGTCTAAGCTCAAAACGAATTTGACCTCGACTCCGATACCCGTGTGCTCACAATATCCATTCACGTCGAATGAATATTGGGGCTGCGCCGTCCGGCAGGATACTGGACCCGAAAATCATCAAGCCGGTTCGTGCAAAATGGGGCCCCCTGAAGACCCAATGGCGGTGGTAGATCCTCAGCTCAAGGTTTATGGCATTCGAGGCTTGAGAGTTGCTGACACGTCAATTATGCCCCAG GTAACCTCTGGAAATACTGCTGCTCCTGCTATGATGATAGGCGAAAGAGTTGCGGCGTTCATAAAGCAAGACTGGATAGGACTTCCGGCCCACTGGCAAGGAAAGTTTTGCAAATTCTGTGGACACTATTATGATCACCATAGAGCGTAA